In one Chionomys nivalis chromosome 13, mChiNiv1.1, whole genome shotgun sequence genomic region, the following are encoded:
- the Stard3nl gene encoding STARD3 N-terminal-like protein, protein MNHLPEDMENALTGSQSSHASLRDIHSINPAQLMARVESYEGREKKGISDVRRTFCLFVTFDLLFVTLLWIIELNVNGGIENTLKREVIHYDYYSSYFDIFLLAVFRFKVLILGYAVCRLRHWWAIALTTAVTSAFLLAKVILSKLFSQGAFGYVLPIISFILAWIETWFLDFKVLPQEAEEENRLLLVQDASERAVLIPAGLSDGQFYSPPESEAGSEEEAEEKQDSEKPLLEL, encoded by the exons ATGAACCACCTGCCAGAAGACATGGAAAATGCTCTGACCGGGAGCCAGAGCTCACACGCTTCTCTGCGTGACATCCATTCCATCAACCCCGCGCAGCTCATGGCTAGGGTTGAGTCCtatgaaggaagggaaaagaaggggaTATCTGATGTCAGGAGGACTTTCTGCCTGTTTGTCACCTTTGACCTCTTATTTGTAACATTACTGTGGATAATAGAGTTAAAT GTGAATGGAGGCATCGAGAACACACTGAAGAGGGAAGTGATTCATTATGACTACTACTCTTCCTACTTTGATATATTT CTTTTGGCAGTGTTTCGATTTAAAGTGCTGATACTTGGATATGCTGTATGCAGACTGCGCCATTGGTGGGCAATAGCG TTGACGACAGCAGTGACCAGTGCCTTTTTATTAGCAAAAGTCATCCTCTCAAAG CTCTTTTCTCAAGGGGCGTTCGGCTACGTGCTGCCCATCATTTCCTTCATCCTCGCCTGGATTGAGACCTGGTTCCTGGATTTCAAAGTGCTGcctcaagaggcagaagaagaaaaca GACTCCTGCTCGTTCAGGATGCATCGGAGAGGGCTGTTCTCATCCCTGCAGGACTTTCTGATGGTCAGTTTTACTCCCCTCCTGAGTCTGAAGCAG